In Anoplopoma fimbria isolate UVic2021 breed Golden Eagle Sablefish chromosome 12, Afim_UVic_2022, whole genome shotgun sequence, one DNA window encodes the following:
- the ddx23 gene encoding probable ATP-dependent RNA helicase DDX23 isoform X1 — translation MAADPTDKKDAESSASKDRERKRSRSRERKVRNRSRERNRSKSAERDRRMKDKDREKERDRDKDRDRGRKDRDGHRRDKDRSKRSRSLSPKSKEAKLKRDKDIKTEEEEDEKKKKGKVQPLSLEELLAKKKAEEEAEAKPKFLSKAEREAEALKRREHQTEERRKLMEDERKKRRMFQDMGRKMMEDPQERERRERRERMERESNGNEDDDGRQKLREEKDKSKELHAIKERYLGGLKKRRRTRHLNDRKFVFEWDASEDTSVDYNPIYKEKHSVQLYGRGFIAGIDLKQQKRDQSHFYGDLMEKRRTLEEKEQEEVRLKKMRKKEAKQRWDDRHWSQKKLEEMTDRDWRIFREDYSITTKGGKIPNPIRNWKEYSLPDHILEVIDSCGYKDPTPIQRQAIPIGLQNRDIIGVAETGSGKTAAFLIPLLVWITTLPKIDRIEDSDQGPYAVILAPTRELAQQIEEETIKFGKPLGIRTVAVIGGISREDQGFRLRMGCEIVIATPGRLIDVLENRYLVLGRCTYVVLDEADRMIDMGFEPDVQKILEYIPVTNQKPDTDEAEDPEKMMMNFVSGKHKYRQTVMFTATMPPAVERLARSYLRRPAVVYIGSAGKPHERVEQKVLLMGEGEKRKKLLEVLSRGFEPPIIIFVNQKKGCDVLAKSLEKMGYNACTLHGGKGQEQREFALSNLKAGAKDILVATDVAGRGIDIHDVSMVLNYDMAKNIEDYIHRIGRTGRAGKSGVAMTFLTKEDAAVFYDLKQAFMESPVSTCPPELTNHPDAQHKPGTILTKKRREETIFA, via the exons ATGGCAGCCGACCCCACAGACAAGAAAGATGCTGAATCCTCAGCATCCAAAGATCGGGAGAGGAAACGCAGCCGATCACGAGAACGTAAAGTTCGTAATCGTTCTCGTGAACGAAATCGCTCAAAGTCAGCAGAAAG AGACCGACGCATGAAAGACAAGGACAGAGAAAAGGAGCGTGACAGAGATAAGGACAGAGATAGAGGCCGTAAGGACAGAGACGGCCATCGGCGTGATAAAGATCGCAGCAAGAGGTCCAG AAGTCTCTCACCCAAATCAAAGGAGGCCAAATTAAAGAGAGACAAGGATATTaaaacagaagaggaagaagatgaaaaaaagaagaaagggaag GTCCAACCTTTATCTCTGGAAGAGCTTCTCGCCAAGAAGAAGGcagaagaggaagcagaggctaaG CCAAAATTCCTCTCCAAAGCAGAGCGAGAAGCCGAGGCTCTGAAACGGAGGGAGCATCAGacggaggaaaggaggaagttGATGGaagatgagaggaagaagagaaggatgTTCCAGGACATGGGGAGAAAAATGATGG agGACCCCCAGGAAAGGGAGAGACGCGAGCGAAGAGAGAGAATGGAGCGAGAGAGCAATGGGAATGAAGACGATGATGGAAGACAAAAGctcagagaggagaaagataAAAGCAAAGAACTCCACGCCATCAAG GAGCGTTACCTTGGTGGGCTCAAGAAACGCCGGAGAACCCGCCACCTGAATGACAGGAAGTTCGTGTTTGAGTGGGACGCTTCTGAAGACACCTCAGTCGACTACAACCCAAT TTACAAAGAAAAGCACAGCGTGCAGCTGTACGGGCGAGGCTTTATCGCTGGCATCGACTTGAAGCAGCAGAAAAGAGACCAGTCACATTTCTACGGGGACCTGATGGAGAAAAGGCGAACGCTGGAagagaaggagcaggagga ggTAAGACTGAAGAAAATGCGTAAGAAGGAAGCAAAGCAGCGCTGGGACGACAGACATTGGTCTCAGAAGAAGCTGGAGGAGATGACAGACAGAGACTGGCGAATCTTCAGAGAGGACTACAGCATCACCACCAAGGGAGGAAAGATCCCCAACCCCATCAGGAACTGGAAGGAGTATTCGCTGCCCGATCACATCCTGGAGGTCATCGACAGCTGTGGCTACAAG GATCCGACTCCTATTCAGCGGCAGGCCATTCCTATTGGTCTACAGAACCGTGACATCATTGGTGTGGCCGAGACGGGTAGCGGTAAAACAGCTGCTTTCCTGATTCCACTGCTTGTCTGGATCACAACCCTGCCAAAGATCGATAG GATTGAAGACTCAGACCAGGGTCCGTACGCTGTGATCCTGGCTCCGACTCGTGAGTTGGCGCAGCAGATTGAGGAGGAGACCATCAAGTTCGGTAAACCTCTCGGCATCCGCACGGTGGCTGTGATCGGAGGAATCTCCAGAGAGGACCAGGGCTTCCGTCTCAGGATGGGCTGTGAG ATTGTGATCGCCACCCCCGGTCGTCTGATTGACGTGCTGGAGAACAGATACCTGGTCCTGGGCCGCTGCACCTACGTCGTCCTCGACGAGGCCGATCGTATGATTGACATGGGCTTCGAGCCCGACGTCCAGAAGATTCTGGAGTACATCCCAGTGACCAATCAGAAACCAGACACCGACGAAGCAGAGGACCCTGAGAAAATGATGATGAACTTCGTATCTggaaaacataaatacagacaa ACGGTCATGTTCACAGCCACTATGCCTCCGGCTGTGGAGAGACTGGCCAGGAGCTACTTGAGACGTCCTGCTGTGGTTTACATCGGGTCCGCCGGCAAACCTCACGAGAGAGTCGAACAGAAGGTGTTGCTgatgggagagggagagaagag GAAGAAGCTGCTGGAGGTGTTGTCGCGTGGCTTCGAGCCTCCAATCATCATCTTCGTCAACCAGAAGAAGGGTTGCGACGTGCTGGCGAAGTCTCTGGAGAAGATGGGG TACAATGCTTGCACGCTGCACGGTGGCAAAGGCCAGGAGCAGCGAGAGTTTGCGCTCTCCAACCTCAAGGCGGGAGCCAAAGATATCCTGGTGGCCACAGACGTTGCTGGTCGAGGTATCGATATCCACGACGTCTCCATGGTCCTTAACTACGACATGGCTAAGAACATTGAAG ATTACATCCATCGTATCGGTCGTACGGGTCGTGCCGGTAAGAGCGGTGTGGCCATGACCTTCCTCACCAAAGAGGACGCGGCGGTGTTCTACGACCTGAAGCAGGCCTTCATGGAGAGCCCGGTCTCCACCTGTCCTCCGGAGCTGACCAACCACCCCGACGCTCAGCACAAACCTGGAACCATCCTGACCAAGAAGAGACGCGAGGAGACCATCTTTGCCTGA
- the ddx23 gene encoding probable ATP-dependent RNA helicase DDX23 isoform X2, with translation MAADPTDKKDAESSASKDRERKRSRSRERKVRNRSRERNRSKSAERDRRMKDKDREKERDRDKDRDRGRKDRDGHRRDKDRSKRSSLSPKSKEAKLKRDKDIKTEEEEDEKKKKGKVQPLSLEELLAKKKAEEEAEAKPKFLSKAEREAEALKRREHQTEERRKLMEDERKKRRMFQDMGRKMMEDPQERERRERRERMERESNGNEDDDGRQKLREEKDKSKELHAIKERYLGGLKKRRRTRHLNDRKFVFEWDASEDTSVDYNPIYKEKHSVQLYGRGFIAGIDLKQQKRDQSHFYGDLMEKRRTLEEKEQEEVRLKKMRKKEAKQRWDDRHWSQKKLEEMTDRDWRIFREDYSITTKGGKIPNPIRNWKEYSLPDHILEVIDSCGYKDPTPIQRQAIPIGLQNRDIIGVAETGSGKTAAFLIPLLVWITTLPKIDRIEDSDQGPYAVILAPTRELAQQIEEETIKFGKPLGIRTVAVIGGISREDQGFRLRMGCEIVIATPGRLIDVLENRYLVLGRCTYVVLDEADRMIDMGFEPDVQKILEYIPVTNQKPDTDEAEDPEKMMMNFVSGKHKYRQTVMFTATMPPAVERLARSYLRRPAVVYIGSAGKPHERVEQKVLLMGEGEKRKKLLEVLSRGFEPPIIIFVNQKKGCDVLAKSLEKMGYNACTLHGGKGQEQREFALSNLKAGAKDILVATDVAGRGIDIHDVSMVLNYDMAKNIEDYIHRIGRTGRAGKSGVAMTFLTKEDAAVFYDLKQAFMESPVSTCPPELTNHPDAQHKPGTILTKKRREETIFA, from the exons ATGGCAGCCGACCCCACAGACAAGAAAGATGCTGAATCCTCAGCATCCAAAGATCGGGAGAGGAAACGCAGCCGATCACGAGAACGTAAAGTTCGTAATCGTTCTCGTGAACGAAATCGCTCAAAGTCAGCAGAAAG AGACCGACGCATGAAAGACAAGGACAGAGAAAAGGAGCGTGACAGAGATAAGGACAGAGATAGAGGCCGTAAGGACAGAGACGGCCATCGGCGTGATAAAGATCGCAGCAAGAGGTCCAG TCTCTCACCCAAATCAAAGGAGGCCAAATTAAAGAGAGACAAGGATATTaaaacagaagaggaagaagatgaaaaaaagaagaaagggaag GTCCAACCTTTATCTCTGGAAGAGCTTCTCGCCAAGAAGAAGGcagaagaggaagcagaggctaaG CCAAAATTCCTCTCCAAAGCAGAGCGAGAAGCCGAGGCTCTGAAACGGAGGGAGCATCAGacggaggaaaggaggaagttGATGGaagatgagaggaagaagagaaggatgTTCCAGGACATGGGGAGAAAAATGATGG agGACCCCCAGGAAAGGGAGAGACGCGAGCGAAGAGAGAGAATGGAGCGAGAGAGCAATGGGAATGAAGACGATGATGGAAGACAAAAGctcagagaggagaaagataAAAGCAAAGAACTCCACGCCATCAAG GAGCGTTACCTTGGTGGGCTCAAGAAACGCCGGAGAACCCGCCACCTGAATGACAGGAAGTTCGTGTTTGAGTGGGACGCTTCTGAAGACACCTCAGTCGACTACAACCCAAT TTACAAAGAAAAGCACAGCGTGCAGCTGTACGGGCGAGGCTTTATCGCTGGCATCGACTTGAAGCAGCAGAAAAGAGACCAGTCACATTTCTACGGGGACCTGATGGAGAAAAGGCGAACGCTGGAagagaaggagcaggagga ggTAAGACTGAAGAAAATGCGTAAGAAGGAAGCAAAGCAGCGCTGGGACGACAGACATTGGTCTCAGAAGAAGCTGGAGGAGATGACAGACAGAGACTGGCGAATCTTCAGAGAGGACTACAGCATCACCACCAAGGGAGGAAAGATCCCCAACCCCATCAGGAACTGGAAGGAGTATTCGCTGCCCGATCACATCCTGGAGGTCATCGACAGCTGTGGCTACAAG GATCCGACTCCTATTCAGCGGCAGGCCATTCCTATTGGTCTACAGAACCGTGACATCATTGGTGTGGCCGAGACGGGTAGCGGTAAAACAGCTGCTTTCCTGATTCCACTGCTTGTCTGGATCACAACCCTGCCAAAGATCGATAG GATTGAAGACTCAGACCAGGGTCCGTACGCTGTGATCCTGGCTCCGACTCGTGAGTTGGCGCAGCAGATTGAGGAGGAGACCATCAAGTTCGGTAAACCTCTCGGCATCCGCACGGTGGCTGTGATCGGAGGAATCTCCAGAGAGGACCAGGGCTTCCGTCTCAGGATGGGCTGTGAG ATTGTGATCGCCACCCCCGGTCGTCTGATTGACGTGCTGGAGAACAGATACCTGGTCCTGGGCCGCTGCACCTACGTCGTCCTCGACGAGGCCGATCGTATGATTGACATGGGCTTCGAGCCCGACGTCCAGAAGATTCTGGAGTACATCCCAGTGACCAATCAGAAACCAGACACCGACGAAGCAGAGGACCCTGAGAAAATGATGATGAACTTCGTATCTggaaaacataaatacagacaa ACGGTCATGTTCACAGCCACTATGCCTCCGGCTGTGGAGAGACTGGCCAGGAGCTACTTGAGACGTCCTGCTGTGGTTTACATCGGGTCCGCCGGCAAACCTCACGAGAGAGTCGAACAGAAGGTGTTGCTgatgggagagggagagaagag GAAGAAGCTGCTGGAGGTGTTGTCGCGTGGCTTCGAGCCTCCAATCATCATCTTCGTCAACCAGAAGAAGGGTTGCGACGTGCTGGCGAAGTCTCTGGAGAAGATGGGG TACAATGCTTGCACGCTGCACGGTGGCAAAGGCCAGGAGCAGCGAGAGTTTGCGCTCTCCAACCTCAAGGCGGGAGCCAAAGATATCCTGGTGGCCACAGACGTTGCTGGTCGAGGTATCGATATCCACGACGTCTCCATGGTCCTTAACTACGACATGGCTAAGAACATTGAAG ATTACATCCATCGTATCGGTCGTACGGGTCGTGCCGGTAAGAGCGGTGTGGCCATGACCTTCCTCACCAAAGAGGACGCGGCGGTGTTCTACGACCTGAAGCAGGCCTTCATGGAGAGCCCGGTCTCCACCTGTCCTCCGGAGCTGACCAACCACCCCGACGCTCAGCACAAACCTGGAACCATCCTGACCAAGAAGAGACGCGAGGAGACCATCTTTGCCTGA